In the Deinococcus ficus genome, one interval contains:
- the dusA gene encoding tRNA dihydrouridine(20/20a) synthase DusA: MMDWTDRHCRVFHRGLTKRTLLYTEMVTTGAILHGDRHRHLDFDAAEHPLALQLGGSDAAALAECARIAEDWGYDEVNLNCGCPSDRVSSGHFGACLMGTPDTVARAVEAMRGATRLPVTVKHRIGIDDLDSYEHLTGFIRTVEAAGCDTFIVHARKAWLSGLSPKENREIPPLRYEVVQQVKADFPHLTVVLNGGVLTLAQAQAHLTWADGVMIGRAAYSDPFILAAADRDVFGEDTLPVTRREAITAFLPYVAAQLEAGQPLNRMMKHTLGLFAGQPGARHWKRTISEQGHKPGAGLEVVQDALSGVPDEVLDARA; the protein is encoded by the coding sequence ATGATGGACTGGACGGACCGGCACTGCCGCGTCTTTCACCGCGGCCTCACCAAGCGGACCCTGCTGTACACGGAGATGGTCACGACCGGCGCGATCCTGCACGGTGACCGGCACCGGCACCTGGACTTCGACGCGGCCGAGCACCCGCTGGCCCTGCAGCTGGGCGGCAGTGACGCGGCGGCCCTGGCCGAGTGCGCCCGGATCGCGGAGGACTGGGGCTACGACGAGGTGAACCTCAACTGCGGCTGCCCCAGCGACCGGGTCAGCAGCGGGCATTTCGGCGCGTGCCTGATGGGCACGCCGGACACCGTGGCCCGGGCGGTGGAGGCGATGCGGGGTGCCACGCGGCTGCCGGTCACGGTCAAGCACCGCATCGGCATCGACGACCTGGACAGTTACGAGCACCTCACGGGCTTCATCCGCACGGTGGAGGCCGCCGGGTGTGACACGTTCATCGTGCATGCCCGCAAGGCGTGGTTGAGCGGTCTGTCGCCAAAGGAGAACCGAGAGATTCCGCCCCTGCGCTACGAGGTGGTTCAACAGGTGAAGGCCGACTTCCCGCACCTGACGGTGGTGCTCAACGGTGGCGTGCTGACGCTGGCGCAGGCGCAGGCGCACCTCACCTGGGCGGACGGCGTGATGATCGGCCGGGCAGCGTACAGCGACCCGTTCATCCTGGCGGCCGCCGACCGGGACGTGTTCGGCGAGGACACGCTCCCCGTGACGCGCCGCGAGGCGATCACCGCGTTCCTGCCGTACGTGGCTGCACAACTGGAAGCCGGGCAGCCGCTGAACCGGATGATGAAACACACCCTGGGCCTGTTCGCAGGCCAGCCGGGCGCCCGCCACTGGAAACGCACGATCAGCGAACAGGGCCACAAACCCGGCGCGGGCCTGGAGGTCGTGCAGGACGCCCTGAGTGGCGTCCCGGACGAGGTGCTGGACGCCCGGGCCTGA
- a CDS encoding superoxide dismutase family protein, with protein sequence MPRPALSVLALSIGALLTGCAALLGPNARADLLDPAGANAGSVTLTPTLAGTQVSVRVSGLTPGQHAMHVHVNPSCTNTTDAAGVVTVFGGAGGHFDPGGSNNHDAPTTDNARGHGGDLPMITVGADGTGSADFTTSKISLTGANSAIGRSLIIHANPDDYATDPSGNSGARERCGVITAVQ encoded by the coding sequence ATGCCCAGACCTGCCCTGTCCGTCCTTGCCCTGAGTATCGGCGCGCTCCTGACCGGCTGCGCGGCCCTGCTCGGCCCGAACGCCCGCGCCGACCTGCTCGACCCGGCCGGCGCGAACGCCGGCAGCGTGACCCTCACGCCCACCCTGGCCGGCACGCAGGTGAGCGTGCGGGTCAGCGGCCTGACGCCCGGGCAGCACGCCATGCACGTGCACGTGAACCCCAGCTGCACGAACACCACGGACGCCGCCGGGGTGGTCACGGTGTTCGGCGGGGCGGGCGGGCATTTCGATCCGGGCGGCAGCAACAACCATGACGCGCCCACCACCGACAACGCCCGCGGGCACGGCGGGGACCTCCCCATGATCACGGTCGGTGCGGACGGGACGGGCAGCGCGGACTTCACCACGTCCAAGATCAGCCTGACCGGGGCGAACAGCGCCATCGGACGCAGCCTCATCATTCACGCCAATCCGGACGATTACGCCACGGACCCCAGTGGCAACAGCGGCGCGCGCGAACGCTGCGGCGTGATCACCGCCGTGCAGTAA
- a CDS encoding acyl-CoA dehydrogenase family protein, whose protein sequence is MTSTLNRPDLTNPNTQPMNDDQRTIVSALRSFLKNKVEPGAAERDQTGEFPFEIVRELGEMGIMGAQTPEEYGGAGLDTATFAMIIEEVAAVDGSLCLTVASHNSLCQGHILIGGTEAQKRKFLPALASAEKLGAWGLTEPGSGSDSGGMHSNAKEQPDGSWILNGSKNFITQGSVAGTYVVLARTDAPREGKGKNDGISAFVFNRDEVQGFSIGRKEDKLGLRSSDTAQLIFEDIHLPADALLGERGNAFKDVMRVLDGGRVGIAAMGLGLGRGAYEYAVKYTLDRQQFGKPIAHNQNIAFRLADIDTKLEAARLLIRKAADLKDAGMNFTVPVARAKLFATTAGVEACDEAIQMLGGYGYIKEYPVERMWRDNRLTRIGEGTDEVQRMVISRDILKRYAN, encoded by the coding sequence ATGACCAGCACTCTGAACCGCCCCGACCTGACCAACCCCAACACCCAGCCCATGAACGACGACCAGCGCACCATCGTCTCCGCGCTCAGGAGCTTCCTGAAGAACAAGGTGGAACCCGGCGCCGCCGAACGCGACCAGACCGGCGAGTTCCCCTTCGAGATCGTCCGTGAACTGGGCGAGATGGGCATCATGGGCGCCCAGACGCCCGAGGAGTACGGCGGCGCCGGCCTGGACACCGCCACCTTCGCCATGATCATCGAGGAAGTCGCCGCCGTGGACGGCAGCCTGTGCCTGACGGTCGCGTCCCACAACAGCCTGTGCCAGGGCCACATCCTGATCGGCGGCACAGAGGCGCAAAAACGCAAGTTCCTGCCCGCCCTCGCCAGCGCCGAGAAACTGGGCGCCTGGGGCCTCACCGAACCCGGCAGCGGCTCGGACAGCGGCGGCATGCACAGCAACGCCAAGGAGCAGCCCGACGGCAGCTGGATCCTGAACGGCAGCAAGAACTTCATCACGCAGGGCAGCGTCGCCGGCACCTACGTGGTCCTCGCCCGCACCGACGCCCCCCGCGAGGGCAAGGGCAAGAACGACGGCATCAGCGCCTTCGTGTTCAACCGCGACGAGGTGCAGGGCTTTTCCATCGGCCGCAAGGAGGACAAGCTCGGTCTGCGCAGCAGCGACACCGCCCAGCTGATCTTCGAGGACATCCACCTCCCCGCCGACGCCCTGCTCGGTGAACGCGGCAACGCCTTCAAGGACGTCATGCGCGTCCTCGACGGCGGCCGCGTCGGCATCGCCGCCATGGGCCTCGGCCTGGGCCGCGGCGCGTACGAGTACGCCGTGAAGTACACCCTGGACCGCCAGCAGTTCGGCAAGCCCATCGCCCACAACCAGAACATCGCCTTCCGCCTCGCCGACATCGACACCAAACTGGAAGCGGCCCGCCTGCTGATCCGCAAGGCCGCCGACCTGAAAGACGCCGGCATGAACTTCACCGTGCCGGTCGCCCGCGCCAAACTGTTCGCCACCACCGCCGGTGTGGAAGCCTGCGACGAGGCCATCCAGATGCTCGGCGGGTACGGCTACATCAAGGAGTACCCCGTGGAGCGTATGTGGCGCGACAACCGCCTCACCCGCATCGGTGAGGGCACCGACGAGGTGCAGCGCATGGTGATCAGCCGCGACATCCTGAAACGCTACGCGAACTGA